A single region of the Phalacrocorax carbo chromosome 4, bPhaCar2.1, whole genome shotgun sequence genome encodes:
- the INTS12 gene encoding integrator complex subunit 12, whose protein sequence is MAATVNLELDPIFLKALGFLHSKSKDSAEKLKALLDESLARGTDSSYRPSQKEVEQPKVSVTKPISSKQEPKASSSLPSGNNNGKPTASEKVKKETEKRSTDKIKGDTAEGADTPKKPRLEKQEARSSPITVQTSKDLSMPDLSSFEETSADDFAMEMGLACVVCRQMTVISGNQLVECQECHNLYHQDCHKPQVTDKEVNDPRLVWYCARCTRQMKRMAQKTQKPPQKPAPAVVSVAPAVKDPLVKKTEIKLKPETPPTFLAFKRTEVKTSAAISGNSASTSVSSSATSGLTGWAAFAAKTSSANPSTAKLGSTAQSASGKPAASSNNQKPVGLSGLATSKTGLGSKIASANNSTNPVQLKPPPPLTLGKTTLSRSVSSDNVSKVGLPSPSSTVPSTSSQVSSGNGNSGTVGNSGGSTSKTTADTSNQSTSLKGPTSQESQLNAMKRLQMVKKKAAQKKLKK, encoded by the exons ATGGCTGCTACAGTGAACTTGGAGCTTGATCCCATTTTTCTGAAAGCTCTGGGCTTCTTGCATTCAAAGAGTAAGGACTctgctgaaaagctgaaagcGCTCCTTGATGAATCTTTGGCCAGGGGAACTGACTCAAGCTATCGTCCATCTCAGAAG GAAGTAGAGCAACCAAAAGTATCTGTTACCAAACCTATTTCCAGTAAGCAAGAGCCTAAAGCTTCTTCTAGCTTGCCTTCTGGCAACAACAATGGCAAGCCCACTGCatcagaaaaagtgaaaaaagaaacagaaaagagatcAACTGATAAA ATAAAAGGGGATACTGCTGAAGGAGCTGATACACCAAAGAAGCCCAGACTAGAGAAGCAAGAGGCTCGTTCCTCTCCTATTACAGTTCAGACAAGCAAGGATTTATCCATGCCTGATTTATCTAGCTTTGAAGAAACCAGTGCTGATGACTTTGCTATGGAAATGGGATTAGCCTGCGTTGTTTGCAG GCAAATGACAGTTATTTCTGGGAATCAGCTAGTGGAGTGTCAGGAGTGCCATAATCTCTACCACCAGGATTGCCATAAACCTCAAGTGACAGACAAGGAAGTGAATGATCCTCGACTTGTGTGGTATTGTGCCCGCTGTACCAGGCAGATGAAGAGAATG GCTCAGAAGACACAAAAACCACCTCAAAAACCAGCTCCTGCAGTGGTTTCAGTTGCACCAGCTGTGAAGGACCCATTGGTcaagaagacagaaattaaGTTAAAACCTGAGACCCCACCAACTTTTCTAGCATTCAAGAGAACAGAAGTCAAG aCCTCGGCAGCAATTTCAGGGAACTCAGCCAGTACAAGTGTTTCTTCTTCAGCAACCAGTGGCCTTACAGGATGGGCTGCTTTTGCAGCCAAAACCTCCTCTGCCAATCCATCAACTGCCAAACTGGGATCAACAGCACAGAGTGCCAGCGGGAAACCTGCAGCTTCTTCAAATAACCAGAAACCCGTGGGTTTGTCAGGGTTGGCGACTTCCAAAACAGGACTGGGGTCAAAAATAGCTTCCGCCAACAACAGCACAaaccctgtccagctgaaacCACCTCCGCCTCTGACACTGGGGAAAACCACTCTTAGCCGTTCAGTAAGCAGTGACAATGTCAGCAAAGTAGGTCTTCCTAGTCCCAGCAGTACTGTGCCAAGCACCAGCAGCCAGGTGAGCAGTGGGAATGGCAACAGTGGGACTGTGGGTAACAGTGGGGGCAGCACAAGCAAAACCACGGCAGATACTAGTAATCAGTCAACCTCCCTAAAAGGCCCGACTTCTCAGGAATCTCAGCTCAATGCTATGAAAAGGTTACAGATGGTCAAGAAGAAGGCTGCTCAAAAGAAACTCAAGAAGTAG